A stretch of Leisingera sp. S132 DNA encodes these proteins:
- a CDS encoding cation diffusion facilitator family transporter: protein MKQRLSAEQLATGSILVALAVMALKVAAWQMTGSVALLSDALESLVNIGGAVMAWFAVRYAQRPPDAGHPYGHHKAEYFSAVIEGILIVIAALVILHEAFTALSRASDPAWGAAGMGVNALAMLVNLAWARVLLRTGTRLKSPALSAGGRHLMSDVWTSAGVLAGLLLALATGWAVLDPLLALLVGVNILREGWLVIAASVNGLMDTAAPAEERIRIEKIIHRTANGAMQVHGLKTRRAGRALFVEFHMVVDGAMSVRAAHEICDRVEAALRDAIPDVQAVIHVEPEHKLEPAGIEPR, encoded by the coding sequence ATGAAGCAAAGGCTCAGCGCAGAACAACTTGCAACCGGCTCCATCCTGGTCGCGCTGGCGGTCATGGCGCTCAAGGTGGCCGCCTGGCAAATGACCGGCTCCGTGGCGCTTTTGTCGGACGCGCTGGAATCGCTTGTTAACATCGGCGGTGCGGTAATGGCATGGTTCGCGGTGCGCTATGCCCAGCGGCCCCCCGATGCAGGCCACCCCTACGGCCACCACAAGGCGGAATACTTCTCGGCGGTGATCGAGGGCATCCTGATCGTGATCGCTGCCCTGGTGATCCTGCACGAGGCGTTCACTGCGCTGTCCCGCGCAAGCGATCCCGCCTGGGGCGCTGCCGGCATGGGAGTGAACGCGCTGGCGATGCTGGTGAACCTCGCTTGGGCGCGGGTTCTGCTGCGCACGGGCACACGGTTGAAGTCCCCGGCCTTGTCCGCCGGCGGCCGCCACCTGATGAGCGATGTCTGGACCTCTGCCGGGGTGCTGGCCGGGCTGCTTCTGGCGCTTGCCACCGGCTGGGCAGTGCTTGACCCTCTCTTGGCGCTGCTGGTTGGTGTCAACATCCTGCGCGAGGGCTGGCTGGTGATCGCGGCCTCCGTGAATGGCCTGATGGACACCGCCGCCCCGGCGGAGGAGCGCATCCGGATCGAGAAGATCATTCACCGCACCGCAAACGGCGCAATGCAGGTGCATGGTCTGAAAACCCGCCGTGCAGGCCGCGCCTTGTTTGTCGAGTTCCACATGGTGGTCGACGGTGCCATGTCTGTGCGCGCTGCCCATGAAATCTGCGACCGGGTCGAGGCCGCCCTTCGTGACGCCATTCCTGATGTGCAGGCGGTGATTCACGTGGAGCCGGAGCACAAGCTGGAGCCGGCCGGGATCGAGCCGCGCTGA
- a CDS encoding sulfite exporter TauE/SafE family protein — protein MTALFSLLSPAELAAAFGIALLAGTVKGLVGFAMPMIFISGLSMFLAPDLALAGLILPTLVTNGMQALRQGPAAALASIRKFHVFLLIGLVCLLLSAQSVRLLPQQALLLVIGLPVTVFACIQLMGKTFTITNPSRRSEAVVGGIAGLIGGVSGVWGPPTVAYLTALNTEKTEQIRVQGVIYGLGAVALLVAHIGSGVIRTETAPFSLALVVPAVAGMWIGGQLHDRIDQVLFRRATLVVLLIAGLNLLRRGVLM, from the coding sequence ATGACCGCATTGTTTTCGCTTCTTTCCCCGGCAGAGCTGGCAGCGGCCTTTGGCATCGCGCTGCTGGCGGGCACGGTCAAAGGCCTGGTGGGCTTTGCCATGCCGATGATCTTCATCTCCGGCCTCAGCATGTTCCTGGCACCGGACCTGGCGCTGGCCGGGCTCATTCTTCCCACGCTGGTGACAAACGGCATGCAGGCGCTGCGCCAGGGGCCTGCGGCGGCCCTGGCCTCGATCCGCAAGTTCCACGTGTTTTTGCTGATCGGCCTTGTTTGCCTGCTGCTCAGCGCCCAGTCCGTGCGGCTGCTGCCGCAACAGGCGCTGCTCTTGGTCATTGGCCTGCCGGTTACCGTTTTTGCCTGCATCCAGCTGATGGGCAAGACATTCACCATAACCAATCCTTCCCGCCGCAGCGAGGCTGTTGTCGGCGGCATTGCGGGCCTGATTGGTGGGGTTTCCGGCGTTTGGGGACCGCCAACCGTTGCCTATCTGACTGCCTTGAATACTGAAAAGACAGAACAGATCCGGGTGCAGGGGGTGATCTACGGCCTTGGCGCGGTGGCGCTGCTGGTGGCGCATATCGGCTCCGGCGTGATCCGCACTGAGACCGCGCCCTTTTCGCTGGCGCTTGTTGTGCCGGCGGTGGCGGGCATGTGGATCGGCGGGCAGCTGCATGACCGGATCGATCAGGTGCTGTTCCGCCGCGCAACGCTGGTGGTGCTGCTGATCGCCGGTTTGAACCTGCTGCGCCGCGGCGTGCTGATGTAG
- a CDS encoding acyl-CoA dehydrogenase family protein, which yields MAHDGQDLHMKPTLIPDLLALTGAALEPLDQLLEAARASVKDMVSSDGRVSGKLIEENQVAAHGLSWLATYVYSLRQMQKWAEKLQGEGKFGEMEQLLHQIGFGEYLWQVYGGIQMNQGEIIRLQDLGLSQDAQRGLMVPAVMTLCERGNSQAARTRLVQLMEEQAGSTMFGASGLEEELEMIRDQFRRYAVEKVEPNAHEWHLKDELIPMEVIEELAEMGVFGLTIPEEYGGFGLSKASMVVVSEELSRGYIGVGSLGTRSEIAAELILCGGTEEQKANWLPKLASAEILPTAVFTEPNTGSDLGSLRTRAVKDENGDYKITGNKTWITHAARTHVMTLLARTDPNTTDHRGLSMFLAEKTPGTDEAPFPTPGMTGGEIEVLGYRGMKEYELGFDNFHVKQENLLGGAENKGFKQLMETFESARIQTAARAIGVAQSALDIAMQYAQERKQFGKSLINFPRVSGKLAMMAVEIMIARQLTYFSAWEKDHGHRCDLEAGMAKLLGARVAWAAADNGLQIHGGNGFAMEYKISRVLCDARILNIFEGAAEIQAQVIARRLLG from the coding sequence ATGGCCCACGACGGACAGGACTTGCATATGAAACCGACTCTCATTCCCGACCTGCTGGCGCTGACCGGCGCCGCGCTGGAACCGCTGGACCAGCTGCTTGAGGCCGCGCGCGCCTCCGTCAAGGACATGGTGAGCAGCGACGGCCGTGTCTCCGGCAAGCTGATCGAGGAAAACCAGGTGGCGGCGCATGGTCTGTCCTGGCTGGCCACTTATGTCTACTCGCTGCGTCAGATGCAGAAATGGGCCGAAAAGCTGCAGGGCGAGGGCAAGTTCGGCGAGATGGAGCAGTTGCTGCACCAGATCGGATTTGGCGAATACCTGTGGCAGGTCTACGGCGGCATCCAGATGAACCAGGGCGAGATCATCCGCCTGCAGGACCTGGGCCTGAGCCAGGACGCCCAGCGTGGGCTGATGGTGCCTGCTGTTATGACGCTGTGCGAGCGGGGCAACAGCCAGGCCGCCCGCACCCGTCTGGTACAGCTGATGGAGGAACAGGCCGGTTCCACCATGTTCGGCGCCTCCGGCCTGGAGGAAGAGCTGGAAATGATCCGCGACCAGTTCCGCCGCTACGCGGTGGAGAAGGTCGAGCCGAATGCCCATGAGTGGCACCTGAAGGATGAGCTGATCCCGATGGAAGTGATCGAAGAGCTGGCAGAGATGGGCGTCTTCGGGCTGACCATCCCGGAGGAATACGGCGGGTTCGGCCTGTCCAAGGCCTCGATGGTTGTGGTCTCCGAGGAGCTGTCGCGCGGCTATATCGGTGTCGGCTCGCTGGGCACCCGCTCTGAGATTGCGGCGGAGCTGATCCTCTGCGGCGGCACCGAGGAGCAGAAGGCCAACTGGCTGCCGAAACTGGCCAGCGCCGAAATCCTGCCCACTGCCGTTTTCACCGAGCCGAACACCGGCTCCGACCTCGGCTCTTTGCGGACCCGCGCGGTCAAGGACGAGAACGGCGATTACAAGATCACCGGCAACAAGACCTGGATCACCCATGCCGCCCGCACCCATGTGATGACGCTGCTGGCGCGCACCGATCCAAACACCACCGACCACCGCGGGCTGTCGATGTTTTTGGCGGAGAAGACCCCGGGCACCGACGAGGCCCCCTTCCCCACCCCCGGCATGACCGGCGGTGAGATCGAGGTGCTGGGCTACCGCGGCATGAAGGAATACGAGCTGGGCTTCGACAATTTCCACGTGAAGCAGGAAAACCTGCTGGGCGGCGCGGAGAACAAGGGCTTCAAACAGCTGATGGAGACCTTTGAATCGGCCCGAATCCAGACTGCCGCCCGTGCCATCGGCGTGGCGCAGTCGGCGCTGGACATCGCCATGCAGTACGCGCAGGAGCGCAAGCAGTTCGGCAAGTCGCTGATCAATTTCCCGCGGGTCTCGGGCAAGCTGGCGATGATGGCGGTGGAGATCATGATCGCCCGGCAGCTCACCTATTTCTCGGCCTGGGAAAAGGACCACGGCCACCGCTGCGACCTGGAGGCCGGCATGGCCAAGCTCTTGGGCGCACGGGTTGCCTGGGCGGCGGCCGACAATGGCTTGCAGATCCACGGCGGCAATGGATTTGCAATGGAGTACAAGATCTCCCGCGTGCTGTGCGATGCCCGTATCCTCAACATTTTCGAAGGCGCCGCCGAGATCCAGGCGCAGGTCATCGCCCGCCGCTTGCTGGGCTGA
- a CDS encoding SGNH/GDSL hydrolase family protein — MTFLRCLFLPFLFLLSACGDTVPEGQSARILAMGDSLLAWHSLAGKSISDTVSRELQEPVVDRSVSAARILYKLPVSGAAGMNIGKQYTPGEWDWVIVNGGGNDLWLGCGCFACDRKMDRLISSDGSTGAIPAMLIGLRETGAKVIYVGYLRSPGVGSLIEHCRDEGNELEARITRLASQEDGIFFLSNKDLVPYGDRSYHAADMIHPSVKASNEIGRKVAEIIRQN, encoded by the coding sequence ATGACCTTCCTGCGCTGCCTGTTTCTGCCCTTTCTGTTTCTGCTGTCCGCCTGCGGCGATACGGTGCCGGAAGGCCAGTCCGCACGTATTCTTGCGATGGGGGATTCCCTTCTGGCCTGGCACAGCCTGGCGGGCAAATCCATTTCGGACACGGTATCGCGGGAATTGCAGGAACCGGTGGTGGACCGCTCGGTCTCAGCCGCGCGGATCCTCTACAAGCTGCCGGTTTCCGGTGCTGCAGGCATGAACATCGGCAAGCAGTACACGCCTGGCGAATGGGACTGGGTGATCGTGAACGGCGGCGGCAACGACCTGTGGCTCGGCTGCGGCTGCTTTGCCTGCGACCGCAAGATGGACAGGCTGATTTCCTCTGACGGAAGCACGGGCGCGATTCCGGCGATGCTTATCGGATTGCGCGAAACCGGAGCCAAGGTGATCTACGTCGGCTATCTGCGCAGCCCCGGCGTGGGATCGCTGATCGAGCATTGCCGGGACGAAGGCAACGAGCTGGAAGCCCGCATCACCCGTCTGGCATCGCAGGAGGACGGTATTTTCTTCCTGTCGAACAAGGACCTGGTGCCCTATGGCGACCGCTCCTACCACGCAGCGGACATGATCCACCCGTCGGTCAAGGCCAGCAACGAGATCGGCCGCAAGGTTGCGGAGATCATCCGGCAGAACTGA
- a CDS encoding META domain-containing protein: MLRAVLITSLLLPSACTGDETLSAYGAAGNAWRLQSIDGTAFAADATLTFPEPGKIAGQAPCNRFLGSQSAPYPWFETGPLAVTRMACPELEAETAFLKALQEMTLAEVSGDVLILSNDAGREMLFKAGG, translated from the coding sequence ATGCTGCGCGCTGTTCTGATCACTTCCCTGTTGCTGCCGAGCGCCTGCACAGGCGATGAAACCCTGTCGGCCTATGGTGCCGCCGGCAACGCATGGCGGTTGCAAAGCATTGACGGGACCGCCTTTGCCGCCGATGCCACCCTCACCTTTCCGGAACCGGGCAAGATCGCCGGTCAGGCGCCTTGCAACAGGTTTCTGGGCAGCCAGAGCGCGCCCTACCCCTGGTTTGAGACCGGCCCGCTGGCGGTGACGCGCATGGCCTGCCCGGAGCTGGAGGCGGAGACGGCTTTCCTGAAAGCGCTGCAGGAGATGACGCTGGCAGAGGTCTCAGGCGATGTGTTGATCCTCAGCAATGATGCGGGGCGCGAGATGCTGTTCAAAGCCGGCGGCTGA
- the recO gene encoding DNA repair protein RecO produces MEWRDHGILLSVRRHGESSAIIDVFTEEHGRHAGVVRGGAGRRMAPVLQPGAQLDVSWRARLEDHLGSYHAEPLRSRAAAALSGRLALAGLNTVTALLSFCLPEREPHAGLYSRSEQLLDLLGNEDLWPLAYLRWEMALLEEMGFGLDLSACAVTGSRFGLAYVSPKTGRAVSREGAGDWADRLLPLPPVMLGLGDAEDAEIIQALRTTGHFLEAHLAPSLGNHPPPEARARLLDLLSRRL; encoded by the coding sequence TTGGAATGGCGTGATCACGGCATATTGCTTTCGGTGCGCCGCCACGGCGAAAGCTCGGCCATCATTGACGTCTTCACCGAAGAACACGGGCGTCACGCAGGCGTGGTGCGTGGCGGCGCCGGCCGCCGGATGGCGCCGGTCCTGCAGCCCGGTGCACAGCTGGATGTGTCCTGGCGGGCGCGGCTGGAGGATCACCTGGGCAGCTATCACGCTGAACCCCTGCGCAGCCGCGCTGCCGCGGCGCTCTCCGGCCGGCTGGCGCTGGCCGGGCTGAACACAGTCACCGCGCTGTTGTCCTTCTGCCTGCCGGAGCGCGAACCGCACGCTGGTCTTTACAGCCGCAGCGAACAGCTGCTGGACCTGCTGGGCAACGAGGACCTCTGGCCGCTCGCCTACCTGCGCTGGGAGATGGCGCTTTTGGAGGAGATGGGCTTTGGACTGGACCTGTCGGCCTGCGCCGTGACCGGCAGCCGTTTCGGCCTGGCCTATGTCTCGCCAAAAACCGGCCGGGCTGTTTCACGTGAAGGCGCCGGAGACTGGGCAGACCGCCTGCTGCCGCTGCCGCCTGTGATGCTGGGCCTGGGCGATGCGGAAGACGCCGAAATCATCCAGGCCTTGCGCACGACCGGGCATTTCCTGGAGGCGCATCTGGCCCCGTCGCTGGGCAATCACCCGCCGCCAGAGGCGCGGGCCCGGCTGCTGGATCTGCTCAGCCGCCGGCTTTGA
- a CDS encoding DUF1491 family protein: protein MTRLTARFWVDAYLARLRFQDIPAFVTSHGDDTAGAVLVKLNTLDGQARAFHRTYDLMTGNRKWDELAAGAEMDVDASISRQRNFDPDLWVIEVEDRQGRHLLDEPGLE from the coding sequence ATGACCCGCCTCACCGCCCGCTTCTGGGTCGACGCCTACCTGGCCCGCCTGCGGTTCCAGGATATCCCGGCCTTTGTAACCTCCCACGGCGATGACACCGCCGGCGCGGTGCTCGTCAAACTCAACACTCTGGATGGCCAGGCCCGCGCCTTTCACCGCACCTATGACCTGATGACCGGCAACCGCAAATGGGATGAATTGGCCGCAGGTGCCGAAATGGACGTCGATGCTTCAATAAGCCGGCAGCGGAACTTCGATCCGGATCTCTGGGTGATTGAGGTGGAGGACCGCCAGGGCCGTCATCTGCTGGACGAACCCGGCCTGGAATGA
- the era gene encoding GTPase Era — MTTRAGFVALIGEPNAGKSTLLNRMVGAKVSIVTHKVQTTRARIRGVAMEGDAQLVFVDTPGLFKPRRRLDRAMVAAAWGGAADADVVVLMVEAHRGITEGVETILEGLSEIGEGRTVALAINKIDRVPAEKLLGLAQDLNSRYTFAETFMISAERGHGVDDLRQWLAGKLPESPWLYPEDQIADLPMRMIAAEMTREKLTLRLHQELPYQLTVETEKWEERKDGSARVDQMIYVVRDGHKGIVLGKRGETIKAVSQAARAELEEFLGRKVHLFLQVKVRPNWLEEAERYSEMGLDFKDGN, encoded by the coding sequence ATGACCACACGCGCCGGATTCGTTGCCCTGATCGGAGAGCCCAACGCGGGCAAATCCACCCTTCTGAACCGCATGGTCGGGGCCAAAGTCTCGATCGTGACCCACAAGGTGCAGACCACCCGCGCCCGCATCCGCGGCGTGGCGATGGAGGGCGACGCGCAGCTGGTGTTCGTTGACACGCCGGGCCTGTTCAAACCCCGCCGCCGCCTGGACCGCGCGATGGTTGCCGCCGCCTGGGGCGGGGCTGCGGACGCCGATGTCGTGGTGCTGATGGTGGAGGCCCACCGCGGCATCACCGAAGGGGTGGAAACCATCCTCGAAGGCCTTTCGGAAATCGGCGAAGGCCGCACCGTGGCGCTGGCAATCAACAAGATCGACAGGGTGCCGGCTGAAAAACTCCTTGGCCTCGCCCAGGATCTGAACAGCCGCTATACTTTTGCGGAAACCTTCATGATCTCGGCTGAGCGCGGCCACGGCGTCGACGACCTGCGTCAATGGCTGGCGGGCAAGCTGCCGGAAAGCCCCTGGCTCTACCCCGAGGACCAGATCGCTGATCTGCCGATGCGGATGATCGCGGCGGAAATGACCCGCGAGAAGCTGACCCTGCGCCTGCACCAGGAACTGCCCTACCAGCTGACGGTTGAGACCGAGAAATGGGAAGAGCGCAAGGACGGCTCCGCCCGGGTCGACCAGATGATCTATGTGGTCCGCGACGGCCACAAGGGCATTGTTCTGGGCAAGCGCGGCGAGACCATTAAAGCCGTCTCCCAGGCCGCCCGCGCCGAGCTGGAAGAGTTCCTGGGCCGTAAGGTGCATCTGTTCCTGCAGGTGAAGGTGCGCCCGAACTGGCTGGAAGAGGCCGAGCGCTATTCGGAAATGGGTCTCGACTTCAAAGACGGCAACTGA
- a CDS encoding multicopper oxidase family protein yields the protein MNRRDFLLGTAVSAGALGAGVLGAGGWSLAGAPAAQQLTIQPASFTFRETPTQGLVSLSPDAPPPVLFGTQGKPMRLWVENGTEDYTAMHWHGLRIANAMDGVPYLTQMPIAGGESFDYAFTPPDAGTYWYHPHCMTMAQMAHGLTGVMVIREAEDPGFDADQVINLRDFRLDDAGAFLPYYTARGAARGGTHGNVLTANWLQAPVYHHPAGGLVRLRVVNSDTTRIYKLHLSTDQARIIAWDGHPVEIELPLPSAQEPLLVGPGQRVDFAVQMPAEEGQTAELLAELPGQPTLVMARLQSVGADMARDLRELKPLPANPVARPDLANAEVHDFVFGWTPEGGPPNDGYCGSMGYSFWSINRTPWAGDAAKGIGPLAVLERGKSYVLRLRNESPNLHPIHLHGLAFVPVRSNLRTLPPLVTDTMLLLKDEVADIALVADNPGDWAFHCHVIEHQKTGLAGFIRVT from the coding sequence ATGAACCGCCGGGATTTTCTGCTAGGAACTGCCGTATCCGCCGGGGCGCTTGGAGCGGGAGTGCTTGGCGCGGGGGGATGGAGCCTTGCGGGCGCGCCAGCCGCGCAACAGCTGACGATCCAGCCGGCCAGCTTTACTTTCCGTGAAACGCCGACCCAAGGGCTGGTGAGCCTGTCGCCGGATGCGCCGCCGCCGGTTTTGTTTGGCACCCAGGGCAAGCCGATGCGCCTGTGGGTTGAGAATGGCACCGAAGATTACACCGCGATGCACTGGCACGGGCTGCGGATAGCCAATGCGATGGACGGGGTGCCCTATCTGACCCAGATGCCGATCGCGGGCGGGGAGAGCTTTGACTACGCGTTTACGCCGCCGGATGCCGGCACCTACTGGTATCATCCGCATTGCATGACCATGGCGCAGATGGCGCATGGGCTGACCGGGGTGATGGTGATCCGGGAGGCGGAGGATCCCGGGTTCGACGCCGATCAGGTGATCAACCTGCGGGATTTCCGGCTGGATGATGCGGGCGCGTTCCTGCCCTATTACACCGCACGGGGCGCGGCCCGCGGCGGGACGCATGGCAATGTGCTGACTGCAAACTGGCTGCAGGCGCCTGTCTATCACCATCCGGCAGGCGGGCTGGTGCGGCTCAGGGTGGTGAACAGCGACACCACGCGGATCTACAAGCTGCATCTGAGCACGGACCAGGCGCGGATCATTGCCTGGGACGGGCATCCGGTGGAGATCGAACTGCCCCTGCCCTCCGCTCAGGAGCCGCTGCTGGTTGGCCCCGGACAGCGGGTGGATTTTGCAGTGCAGATGCCTGCGGAGGAGGGGCAGACGGCGGAGCTGCTGGCAGAGCTGCCGGGCCAGCCCACCCTCGTCATGGCGCGGCTGCAGTCGGTTGGCGCGGACATGGCACGGGATCTGCGGGAGCTGAAGCCGCTGCCTGCCAACCCGGTTGCCCGGCCTGATCTGGCAAACGCAGAGGTGCATGATTTCGTCTTTGGCTGGACGCCGGAGGGCGGGCCGCCGAACGACGGCTACTGCGGCTCGATGGGCTACAGTTTCTGGTCGATCAACCGCACCCCCTGGGCCGGGGATGCGGCCAAGGGGATAGGGCCGCTGGCGGTGCTAGAGAGGGGCAAGAGCTATGTCCTGCGGCTGCGGAATGAATCCCCGAACCTGCATCCGATCCACCTGCACGGGCTGGCGTTTGTGCCGGTCCGCTCCAACCTGCGGACACTGCCACCGCTGGTGACGGACACCATGCTGCTGCTGAAAGATGAGGTGGCGGACATCGCGCTGGTGGCTGACAACCCGGGCGACTGGGCGTTTCATTGCCATGTGATCGAGCACCAGAAAACCGGCCTTGCCGGTTTCATCCGCGTGACCTGA
- the rnc gene encoding ribonuclease III yields MKLSKELRAFEERIGHKFTRPDLLQRAVTHASVSSSTRKDNQRLEFLGDRVLGLVMATALLEHDKTATEGQLAPRFNTLVRKEACADVAKDIDLGAVLKLGRSEMMSGGRRKQALLGDAMEAVIAAVYKDAGFDAAAEVILRLWGSRIHQVETDARDAKTSLQEWAQARGQKVPTYVEVSRSGPDHAPVFTIAARLQDGTEAQATAGSKRQAEQAAAKALLEQLG; encoded by the coding sequence GTGAAACTGTCCAAGGAATTGCGCGCGTTTGAAGAGCGGATCGGGCACAAGTTCACCCGACCCGACCTGCTGCAGCGTGCCGTGACCCACGCGTCGGTGTCTTCCTCCACTCGCAAGGACAACCAGCGTCTGGAATTCCTGGGCGACCGGGTGCTGGGGCTGGTGATGGCCACGGCGCTGCTGGAGCATGACAAGACCGCAACCGAGGGCCAGCTGGCGCCGCGCTTCAACACGCTGGTGCGCAAGGAGGCCTGCGCCGACGTCGCCAAAGACATCGACCTCGGCGCTGTGCTGAAGCTGGGCCGCTCCGAGATGATGTCCGGCGGCCGCCGCAAGCAGGCGCTCTTGGGCGACGCGATGGAGGCGGTGATTGCCGCGGTTTACAAGGACGCAGGCTTTGACGCCGCAGCGGAGGTGATCCTGCGCCTCTGGGGCAGCCGCATCCATCAGGTCGAAACCGACGCGCGCGACGCCAAGACCTCGCTGCAGGAATGGGCGCAGGCCCGGGGGCAGAAAGTGCCGACCTATGTGGAGGTCTCCCGCAGCGGCCCGGACCACGCGCCGGTCTTCACCATCGCGGCTCGTCTTCAGGACGGCACAGAGGCACAGGCCACCGCAGGCTCCAAGCGGCAGGCCGAACAGGCCGCCGCCAAGGCGCTGCTGGAACAGCTCGGCTAG
- the lepB gene encoding signal peptidase I, which yields MTAKAKTGSSIIETIKTIVYALLIAGVFRTLFFQPFWIPSGSMKETLLIGDFLFVNKMAYGYSYASCPSIRMPAIGVNIDAKNICGFLDGDNTRLIGGEPERGDVVVFRHPVNGNDFIKRLIGLPGDKIQMKNGVLFINGEAVKLQDAGDFEEVMERQGPQGSMPRCENAPVGQGAICKKSRQIETLPGGNEHTVLNITNQGVDHTSVYQVPEGHYFFMGDNRDNSSDSRLPQSAGGVGFVPFENLIGRADRIMFSSAGRSMLYFWTWRSDRFFKGIQ from the coding sequence ATGACGGCCAAAGCAAAGACCGGCAGTTCGATCATCGAGACGATCAAGACCATTGTCTACGCACTGCTGATCGCCGGTGTCTTCCGCACCCTGTTTTTCCAGCCCTTCTGGATTCCGTCGGGATCGATGAAGGAAACCCTGCTGATCGGGGATTTCCTGTTCGTGAACAAGATGGCCTACGGCTATTCCTACGCGTCCTGCCCCAGCATCCGCATGCCTGCGATCGGGGTGAACATTGACGCCAAGAACATCTGCGGCTTTCTCGATGGCGACAACACCCGTCTGATCGGCGGCGAACCGGAGCGCGGCGATGTTGTGGTGTTCCGCCATCCCGTTAACGGCAATGATTTCATCAAGCGGCTGATCGGCCTGCCGGGCGACAAAATCCAGATGAAGAACGGCGTGCTGTTCATCAACGGCGAAGCAGTCAAGCTGCAGGATGCAGGCGATTTTGAGGAAGTGATGGAGCGTCAGGGCCCGCAAGGCTCGATGCCGCGCTGCGAAAACGCGCCGGTGGGCCAGGGCGCCATCTGCAAGAAGTCGCGCCAGATCGAAACCCTGCCCGGCGGCAATGAGCATACCGTGCTCAACATCACCAACCAGGGCGTCGACCACACCAGTGTCTACCAGGTGCCCGAAGGCCATTACTTCTTCATGGGCGACAACCGGGACAATTCCTCGGACAGCCGGCTGCCGCAATCCGCAGGCGGGGTTGGTTTCGTGCCGTTTGAAAACCTGATCGGCCGCGCCGACCGGATCATGTTCTCCTCCGCCGGGCGCTCGATGCTCTACTTCTGGACCTGGCGCAGCGACCGTTTCTTCAAGGGGATCCAGTGA
- the acpS gene encoding holo-ACP synthase: MILGIGTDLANIERIQRTLDRFGDRFRNRVFTETEQRKAERRRDVAGTYAKRWAAKEACSKALGTGLRMGIAWKDMAVSNLATGQPVMHVTGWAAERLQEMTPPGHEAVIHVTLTDDHPWAQAFVLIEARPIPAKPAESPAGT, encoded by the coding sequence ATGATCCTGGGCATCGGAACCGACCTCGCCAATATCGAGCGCATCCAGCGCACGCTGGACCGGTTCGGCGACCGTTTCCGCAACCGTGTTTTCACCGAGACCGAGCAGCGCAAGGCCGAGCGCCGCCGCGATGTGGCCGGCACCTATGCCAAGCGCTGGGCCGCCAAGGAAGCCTGCTCCAAGGCGCTGGGGACCGGCTTGCGCATGGGCATCGCCTGGAAGGATATGGCTGTCAGCAATCTGGCGACAGGCCAGCCGGTGATGCATGTGACCGGCTGGGCCGCGGAGCGCCTGCAAGAGATGACCCCGCCCGGCCATGAGGCGGTGATTCACGTGACTTTGACCGATGATCACCCTTGGGCGCAGGCCTTTGTGCTGATCGAGGCACGCCCAATCCCCGCGAAGCCCGCGGAATCACCCGCCGGAACTTGA
- a CDS encoding ABZJ_00895 family protein: protein MQVNLIRYGLWWMGASVAMLLAGLLLGQFGIAMPAGLATVLPPMIASVVEGMRIARATRAPLPGRDAWICAAAMTGVVAVLTVIQLPLYWNSPMVTEARQTIPFVYLAGIFLLLLAVILMVNRLFLGHGIKLGLKRLEE from the coding sequence ATGCAGGTCAATCTGATCCGTTACGGTCTTTGGTGGATGGGGGCCTCCGTCGCGATGCTGCTGGCAGGCCTCCTGCTGGGGCAGTTCGGGATCGCCATGCCCGCAGGGCTGGCGACGGTGCTGCCGCCGATGATCGCCTCTGTTGTGGAAGGGATGCGCATTGCCCGGGCGACCCGCGCACCCCTGCCGGGCAGGGATGCCTGGATCTGCGCCGCGGCAATGACCGGGGTGGTGGCGGTGCTGACCGTCATCCAGCTGCCGCTCTACTGGAACAGCCCGATGGTGACAGAGGCGCGGCAGACAATTCCCTTTGTCTACCTCGCGGGCATTTTCCTGCTCCTGCTGGCCGTCATCCTGATGGTCAACCGCCTGTTCCTGGGCCATGGCATTAAACTGGGTCTGAAGCGGCTGGAAGAATGA